In one Juglans regia cultivar Chandler chromosome 11, Walnut 2.0, whole genome shotgun sequence genomic region, the following are encoded:
- the LOC118343793 gene encoding uncharacterized protein LOC118343793, translated as MYLKENILSSFNLIEGFDLPAIEEKIARYQEENAEQIMINRARKAEELAAALAASKAYPAQNDADGYACYNGSAVWKSEEDILQRMEDKLRERDKCSKG; from the exons AAGGAAAACATTCTTTCATCATTTAACTTGATTGAAGGATTTGATCTCCCTgctattgaagaaaaaattgcaAGGTACCAGGAAGAAAATGCTGAgcaaataatgataaatagagCTCGGAAG GCTGAAGAATTGGCTGCAGCATTGGCTGCAAGTAAGGCATATCCTGCTCAGAATGATGCCGATGGG TATGCTTGTTATAATGGATCTGCAGTTTGGAAGAGTGAGGAGGACATATTGCAAAGAATGGAAGATaaactaagagagagagacaaatgCTCAAAAGGTTGA